Proteins encoded within one genomic window of Synechococcus sp. PCC 7335:
- a CDS encoding M3 family oligoendopeptidase, whose protein sequence is MQTLNRLATAYPTTWNNARFFSSTADPLIATTVDQLRQDIDAIATACQPFTAKVVTAEAIEPSDYAALIEQIRPIHLQRNDVHKRLGNVSTYIYTALSIDTQDANANSWMPILQKLSADLLEGMTPFNVFLQRASEDFITALLADPALSEIDFLLHHSRKEKDFLLGVAQEQLITALATNGLHTWGNLYTELAGTLKCEVQAEKMGLAQAANLLSHPDAETRKAAWDAIRSIWATQQAPVAAGLNAINGWRLEEAKKRSHRRQLHYLDKSCHQSRIDRATLDALMETTYRNREIGQRALNAMAKALGQSRLHPWDVMAPAPVSKEDYGQKIEFEEAIALIANAFNQLTPEMGDFAIMMAQKGWIDSQPTPNRATGAYCTKFSNPREPRIFMTYEGTMTNVLTLAHELGHAWHNWVMRDLPAMKCRYPMTLAETASIFAETLVREALMAQADTPAQKLEIAWQDAQSAGIFLLNIPARFEFEKRLVEARKIGPLRPDQLCEMMDQSWQLWFEESLSQYDNLFWASKLHFSISSLGFYNYPYLFGYLFSLGIYAQQPAPDHSPHAQETFNQRYTRLLRDTGTMSAEAVVQHHLQKDLSQPQFWQDSLSIVERSVANFEQLVSEVSCH, encoded by the coding sequence ATGCAAACCCTAAACCGCCTAGCCACCGCCTACCCCACAACCTGGAACAACGCTCGCTTTTTCTCTAGTACTGCTGACCCGCTGATTGCAACTACCGTCGATCAGCTACGGCAAGATATCGATGCGATCGCCACCGCTTGCCAACCTTTCACCGCCAAAGTCGTTACGGCTGAAGCGATTGAGCCCAGCGACTACGCTGCCCTAATTGAGCAAATTCGACCGATTCATTTACAGCGCAACGATGTTCACAAGCGACTGGGCAACGTGAGTACTTATATTTACACCGCCCTTAGCATCGACACGCAAGATGCCAACGCCAATAGCTGGATGCCCATCCTCCAAAAGCTTAGCGCCGACCTCTTAGAAGGCATGACGCCATTTAATGTCTTTCTCCAGCGCGCTAGCGAAGATTTCATTACTGCCCTTCTCGCAGACCCAGCGCTGAGCGAAATAGATTTTCTACTTCATCACAGTCGCAAAGAAAAAGATTTCCTGCTCGGCGTTGCTCAAGAGCAGCTAATAACTGCGCTAGCTACTAATGGACTCCATACCTGGGGCAATCTCTACACCGAGCTAGCCGGTACGCTCAAGTGCGAGGTGCAAGCTGAAAAGATGGGACTAGCCCAGGCCGCAAACTTACTAAGCCATCCTGATGCGGAAACTCGTAAGGCCGCCTGGGACGCTATTCGTAGTATCTGGGCTACCCAGCAGGCGCCTGTTGCAGCGGGCCTCAATGCAATCAACGGTTGGCGTCTAGAAGAAGCTAAGAAACGATCACACCGGCGTCAGCTCCACTACTTAGACAAAAGCTGTCACCAGAGCCGAATCGATCGAGCGACGCTTGATGCGTTGATGGAAACAACCTATCGAAATCGGGAAATCGGACAGAGGGCCCTAAACGCAATGGCTAAGGCATTAGGTCAATCTCGACTGCATCCCTGGGATGTGATGGCGCCTGCTCCAGTCTCTAAAGAGGACTATGGGCAGAAAATTGAGTTTGAAGAGGCGATCGCTCTCATTGCGAATGCCTTTAATCAGCTCACCCCAGAGATGGGAGACTTTGCCATCATGATGGCCCAAAAAGGCTGGATAGATAGTCAACCAACGCCCAACCGGGCTACTGGTGCCTACTGTACCAAATTCTCTAATCCTAGAGAGCCGCGTATCTTCATGACGTACGAAGGCACCATGACCAATGTACTCACGCTGGCTCACGAGCTTGGTCATGCCTGGCACAACTGGGTAATGCGCGATCTGCCAGCGATGAAATGTCGCTACCCAATGACCTTAGCAGAAACGGCCAGTATTTTCGCTGAAACCCTCGTTCGCGAAGCTTTGATGGCGCAGGCCGATACGCCTGCTCAAAAGCTAGAGATTGCCTGGCAAGATGCCCAAAGTGCCGGTATCTTTTTACTCAATATTCCAGCTAGGTTTGAGTTTGAAAAGCGTTTGGTAGAAGCGCGTAAGATTGGTCCACTTCGCCCTGATCAGCTGTGTGAGATGATGGATCAAAGCTGGCAGCTTTGGTTTGAAGAAAGTCTTAGCCAGTATGACAATCTTTTCTGGGCTAGCAAACTACACTTCTCTATATCTAGCTTAGGCTTCTACAACTATCCCTATCTATTTGGCTATCTCTTTAGTCTAGGTATCTACGCGCAACAGCCTGCCCCCGACCATAGTCCCCATGCCCAGGAGACGTTCAACCAGCGCTACACCCGCCTACTGCGTGATACGGGCACGATGAGTGCTGAAGCCGTTGTCCAACACCATCTTCAAAAGGACCTCAGCCAGCCGCAGTTTTGGCAAGATAGTTTATCTATCGTTGAAAGGTCTGTTGCTAACTTTGAGCAGCTTGTCAGTGAAGTCTCTTGTCACTAG
- a CDS encoding aromatic ring-hydroxylating dioxygenase subunit alpha yields MTVANSLAAPKKPNSLGHSAKKRYPKNCTFSETDWDAIAPFWYPIAFSKDVTTEPVGTTLLDQRLVIWRPPASSGSQLCVANDICIHRGVPLSMGHIENEQLICKYHGFHYSASGQCTKIPANPEAKIPARLCLKTYPVKEAYGLVWTTLSGDENTPLPAFPEWENDDYQPILPNSVDVSAAAGRQMEGFLDVAHFAWVHSESFGDRNNPVVPSYSVTPTAHGLKADYISTVSNFPKGFQHHAPKNFQWLRAFEVFLPFTALLRVHFPNEGRLCILNAASPISARQTRVFCPIARNFDKDQPLEPVYDFNYQIFNEDKEIVEAQYPEDLPLDLSVETHIEADQTSIAYRKGLAALGLSKLYTA; encoded by the coding sequence ATGACAGTTGCGAATTCTTTGGCTGCGCCGAAAAAGCCCAACAGCCTAGGTCACAGCGCTAAGAAGCGCTATCCCAAGAACTGCACTTTCTCTGAGACGGATTGGGATGCGATCGCACCTTTCTGGTACCCTATCGCCTTTAGCAAAGACGTCACAACTGAGCCGGTTGGCACCACGCTGCTCGATCAGCGGCTGGTGATTTGGCGACCCCCAGCCTCATCGGGTTCGCAGCTTTGCGTAGCTAACGATATCTGTATTCACCGTGGCGTGCCACTAAGTATGGGCCACATTGAAAATGAACAACTCATCTGTAAATATCACGGGTTTCACTACAGCGCTAGCGGTCAGTGCACTAAGATACCGGCTAATCCAGAGGCCAAAATTCCAGCTCGGCTCTGTCTAAAGACCTATCCGGTCAAAGAAGCCTACGGTCTAGTTTGGACAACGCTGAGTGGGGATGAAAACACGCCGCTGCCTGCTTTTCCTGAGTGGGAAAACGATGACTATCAGCCTATCTTGCCAAATTCAGTAGATGTCAGTGCGGCGGCGGGACGGCAGATGGAGGGCTTTCTAGATGTAGCGCATTTTGCCTGGGTGCATTCGGAGTCTTTTGGCGATCGCAACAATCCTGTCGTACCTAGCTATAGCGTTACGCCCACGGCTCACGGACTCAAGGCCGACTACATCAGCACCGTTAGTAATTTTCCCAAAGGATTTCAGCACCACGCTCCGAAGAACTTCCAATGGCTCCGCGCTTTCGAGGTTTTCCTTCCCTTTACTGCTTTGCTTCGCGTCCATTTTCCCAATGAGGGCCGCCTGTGCATTCTGAATGCGGCCTCTCCGATATCCGCTCGCCAAACCCGCGTCTTTTGTCCGATCGCCCGTAACTTTGACAAAGATCAGCCACTCGAACCGGTCTACGACTTCAACTATCAAATTTTCAATGAAGACAAGGAGATTGTCGAAGCTCAATACCCAGAAGATCTCCCTCTCGATCTAAGCGTAGAAACGCACATTGAAGCTGACCAAACTTCTATCGCCTATCGTAAAGGCCTAGCTGCGTTAGGCCTTAGTAAGCTGTATACGGCGTAG
- a CDS encoding ferritin-like domain-containing protein: MIATAPSQNQRSDVDIGTSKNWAITFSQNTKRWHQFAKEIDFSTLRLDSQLVDSIKVFQLGECSEGRTLKTLAILHAQQAEDPDYLIAIQQFIKEEQRHAHYMAKALRSNDIEPIEKQWSDGLFRQVRQLCGWEMMISVLLSAEVIAIAYYSTLAKASSDFQARRLFERILQDEAVHLQFHGEHLRYARRGKLSVRWALHRLFHQLVITLVWLEHRHVLIYQFPSFSRFSRRCNELLMALMRTPSTRTPSTSTQS, encoded by the coding sequence ATGATTGCAACGGCACCTAGTCAAAACCAGCGCAGTGACGTCGATATTGGTACTAGCAAGAACTGGGCAATTACTTTCTCTCAAAATACAAAACGGTGGCATCAGTTTGCTAAAGAGATTGATTTTTCGACGCTACGACTCGACTCTCAGCTAGTTGATTCAATCAAAGTCTTTCAGCTAGGAGAATGCTCAGAAGGCAGAACGCTAAAAACACTTGCTATCCTTCATGCCCAGCAAGCTGAGGATCCAGACTATCTAATCGCGATACAGCAATTTATCAAAGAAGAACAACGCCATGCTCACTACATGGCAAAGGCGCTGCGCTCGAATGACATAGAGCCGATTGAGAAGCAGTGGAGCGATGGACTCTTTCGTCAGGTGCGGCAGCTATGTGGATGGGAGATGATGATTTCGGTACTGTTGAGCGCGGAAGTAATTGCGATCGCCTACTATTCTACGCTCGCCAAAGCTAGCAGTGATTTTCAAGCAAGGCGGCTATTCGAGAGAATCTTACAAGACGAAGCCGTGCATTTACAGTTTCATGGTGAGCATTTGCGGTATGCTCGTCGGGGTAAATTGTCAGTTCGTTGGGCGTTACATAGGCTGTTCCATCAGCTAGTCATCACACTAGTCTGGCTAGAGCATAGGCATGTGCTCATCTATCAGTTTCCTTCGTTCTCCCGCTTCTCTAGGCGATGCAATGAGCTACTTATGGCTCTAATGCGGACACCCAGTACACGCACACCCAGTACATCAACACAGTCCTAA
- a CDS encoding MFS transporter, with translation MSAARERPPDLQETAAGDGTQPGEVQPDEPPLDKLPLDDTRFSLFQLWNMNLGFLGIQFGWGLQMANMSSIFEYLGASAHNLPILWLAAPLTGLIVQPIIGNLSDHTWSALGRRRPYLLGGAIAAAIALVLMPSSSTLWMAAGLLWLLDTSANVSMVPFRAFVGDLLPKKQRTQGFAMQSVMVGLGAITASSMPWLLSHLFGVDASTSPSQRIPLTVEFSFYIGAALFLGTTVWTAVTTPESPPKDLAQFERRQAEHGGIFNSLQETLQVLRQMPKTMQQLALVQIFTWLGIFCFFLYFPPAVARNLFGAAQNDAALYNAGIEWAGLCFAMFNAVCIPFSLLLPRLTRRISRKAVHSICLACGGVSLVSLLLVHQPWMLLLPMVGFGLTWASAQSIPYAILTYAIPNQQRGIYQGIFNFFIVLPEIGIALGFGWVMEHWLHDNRLMAVVIGGFFLLVAAVIMPFVQVQQLSEPLPEPVSARRPVEISGHTSEQSADSATEKSDQLDDCPRAVDSADDSRLGEPATS, from the coding sequence ATGTCCGCCGCTCGAGAAAGACCCCCTGATCTACAGGAAACAGCCGCGGGCGACGGGACGCAGCCAGGTGAAGTGCAGCCAGATGAGCCCCCGCTAGACAAGTTACCTCTAGACGATACTCGGTTCAGCCTATTCCAACTGTGGAATATGAACCTTGGTTTTCTAGGCATTCAGTTTGGCTGGGGGCTGCAAATGGCCAATATGAGTTCCATCTTTGAATACCTTGGAGCTAGCGCTCATAACTTGCCGATCTTATGGTTAGCAGCGCCATTGACAGGACTGATTGTGCAGCCGATTATTGGCAATCTTAGTGACCACACGTGGAGTGCTTTGGGACGCAGACGGCCTTATTTATTAGGTGGGGCGATCGCGGCGGCAATTGCGTTAGTACTTATGCCAAGTTCATCCACCTTATGGATGGCGGCAGGGCTGCTGTGGCTGTTAGACACGAGTGCCAATGTGAGTATGGTGCCGTTTCGGGCATTCGTCGGCGACCTATTGCCTAAAAAGCAGCGCACGCAGGGGTTTGCTATGCAAAGTGTGATGGTTGGACTAGGGGCAATTACAGCTTCTAGCATGCCTTGGCTGCTCAGCCATTTGTTTGGAGTGGATGCCTCAACGAGTCCTAGCCAACGCATTCCACTAACAGTAGAGTTCTCTTTTTATATAGGCGCAGCGCTATTTTTAGGAACAACGGTTTGGACGGCAGTCACCACTCCAGAGTCACCACCCAAAGATCTAGCTCAATTTGAACGGCGGCAGGCAGAACACGGTGGCATCTTTAATAGCCTGCAAGAAACGTTGCAGGTACTGCGGCAGATGCCGAAGACGATGCAGCAGCTAGCCTTGGTACAGATATTTACCTGGCTAGGAATTTTCTGCTTTTTTCTATATTTTCCGCCAGCGGTGGCTCGCAACTTGTTCGGCGCAGCCCAGAACGATGCAGCTTTGTACAATGCAGGAATTGAATGGGCTGGCCTGTGTTTTGCTATGTTCAACGCAGTTTGCATTCCCTTTTCTCTACTGCTGCCACGGTTAACCCGTCGTATTAGTCGCAAGGCGGTTCACAGTATTTGCTTAGCCTGCGGTGGGGTTAGTTTGGTTTCACTGCTGCTAGTGCATCAGCCTTGGATGCTGTTGCTGCCGATGGTGGGGTTCGGATTGACTTGGGCAAGTGCTCAATCGATCCCCTACGCAATTTTGACTTATGCCATTCCCAATCAGCAGCGAGGTATCTATCAGGGCATTTTCAACTTTTTTATTGTGCTGCCAGAGATCGGCATTGCCTTAGGATTTGGCTGGGTCATGGAACACTGGCTGCATGACAATCGGCTGATGGCAGTGGTGATAGGCGGTTTCTTTTTGCTGGTGGCGGCAGTAATTATGCCGTTTGTACAGGTACAGCAACTATCAGAACCGCTACCGGAACCAGTCTCCGCGCGCAGGCCAGTAGAAATATCAGGACACACATCGGAGCAATCGGCAGATAGTGCAACTGAGAAGAGCGATCAATTAGACGATTGTCCCAGAGCTGTAGATTCCGCTGACGACAGCCGTTTGGGAGAGCCTGCAACCTCATGA
- a CDS encoding cation-translocating P-type ATPase, with translation MTTVQQWHTLSIDDVTAALDTDTSNGLSAEEAKNRLNEYGPNELVETGRRSRLRILLDQFSDIMLLMLIAVAVVAAVLDLRAGNFPKDAIAIGAIVLLNAVLGYFQESKAEDALAALKGLSSPNVTVVRSSQTREVSAKQLVPGDLVLIEAGNQIAADGRLLESVTLHARESALTGEAKAVEKQANMVLAADTNLAEQKNLVFQGTEIVHGRGKMLVTRTGMKTELGKIATMIQSVSELRTPLQQRLDQLGRTLVVGSLSLVALVVIGGSLAMGWSAFEELLTVSLSMAVAVVPEGLPAVITVTLALGTQRMVKRQALIRRLPAVETLGSVTTICSDKTGTLTQNKMVVQHIHVSGLPFEQDFEVSGQGYVPEGEFRLSGKKIEPLEKPALALLLLDCALCNDAALQTEVDDQGSHKWVIVGDPTEGALVTLAAKAGLEKKTLEYEFERLAEFPFSSERKRMSVVVSVPKSNRLGINAPYAVFAKGSAELLLACCSQVGKGARSLTEADRKQILEKVDSFASAGGRVLGFAYRPIMEKVLAEGSNSAQQLTEADVEKDLIWLGSVSMIDALRPEVREAVKRCQQAGIRPIMITGDHPLTAKALAADLGLVNEHRASALAGQEIEKMSTTELESVVSSTSVYARVSPEHKLRIVQALQAQKQVVAMTGDGVNDAPALKQADIGIAMGITGTDVSKEASDMVLLDDNFASIVAATEEGRVVYGNIRKFVKYILGSNIGEVITIALSPLLLPIVAVPLTPLQILWMNLVTDGFPALALALEPSEPNIMDRPPHDPEESIFARGLGAYMVRVGIIFAILAISLMLWAYGYTHSETGLAIGSPERWKTMVFTMLCLSQMGHAIAVRSSKRLALEMSQFSNPYVLLAVVVTTLLQLLLIYAAPLRNFFGTHYLSITELLVCVGFSSLLFVWLELEKLFIRSRTKHATHPDLSLRP, from the coding sequence ATGACGACAGTTCAGCAGTGGCATACGCTCAGCATTGACGACGTAACAGCAGCACTTGACACAGACACTAGCAACGGACTCTCGGCAGAAGAAGCTAAAAATCGACTGAATGAATATGGTCCTAATGAGCTAGTAGAAACCGGAAGACGCAGCCGTCTGAGGATCTTGCTCGATCAGTTTTCCGACATTATGCTGCTAATGCTAATCGCAGTGGCGGTTGTAGCAGCGGTATTGGATCTACGGGCTGGGAACTTTCCTAAAGATGCGATCGCCATTGGCGCGATTGTTCTTTTAAATGCAGTTCTAGGTTACTTTCAAGAAAGTAAAGCAGAAGATGCGTTAGCTGCGCTTAAAGGATTATCTTCTCCAAACGTAACCGTTGTGCGATCTAGCCAGACTAGAGAAGTCTCTGCCAAGCAGCTAGTACCAGGTGATCTTGTTCTGATAGAAGCAGGGAATCAGATTGCGGCAGATGGGCGGTTGTTGGAGTCTGTCACACTACATGCGAGAGAATCTGCTTTGACGGGTGAGGCAAAGGCAGTAGAGAAGCAGGCAAACATGGTTCTTGCGGCTGATACTAACCTGGCTGAACAGAAGAATCTGGTTTTTCAAGGAACAGAAATTGTTCATGGCCGGGGCAAGATGCTAGTGACTAGAACTGGCATGAAAACTGAACTTGGCAAAATTGCCACTATGATTCAGTCTGTGTCTGAGCTAAGAACCCCCTTGCAGCAGCGGCTAGATCAGCTAGGTAGAACGCTGGTTGTCGGATCGCTTTCCCTAGTGGCATTAGTTGTCATTGGTGGCTCATTAGCAATGGGATGGTCTGCTTTCGAAGAGCTGCTAACGGTATCGCTAAGCATGGCGGTAGCTGTGGTGCCAGAAGGCCTCCCGGCTGTGATCACTGTGACTTTGGCACTGGGTACGCAGCGAATGGTCAAGCGACAGGCGCTGATTCGACGGTTGCCTGCAGTAGAAACGCTAGGATCGGTGACAACCATCTGTTCTGATAAAACCGGCACGCTGACGCAGAACAAGATGGTTGTACAGCACATACATGTATCAGGATTACCGTTTGAGCAGGATTTTGAAGTCAGCGGACAGGGCTATGTGCCAGAGGGTGAATTTCGATTGAGTGGAAAAAAAATTGAGCCCCTAGAAAAACCAGCGCTCGCTCTTCTTCTGTTGGACTGTGCGCTTTGCAACGACGCAGCATTGCAAACCGAAGTCGATGACCAAGGTAGCCATAAGTGGGTAATTGTTGGAGATCCAACTGAAGGTGCTTTAGTGACGCTAGCGGCGAAGGCAGGCCTAGAAAAGAAAACGTTAGAGTACGAGTTTGAGCGACTAGCGGAATTCCCATTTTCTTCTGAGCGGAAGCGAATGAGTGTTGTTGTCTCTGTGCCAAAGAGTAATCGGTTGGGAATTAACGCGCCATATGCAGTTTTTGCGAAAGGGTCAGCAGAGCTGCTGCTAGCATGCTGTAGTCAAGTTGGGAAAGGAGCGCGATCGCTCACCGAAGCAGATAGAAAACAGATCTTAGAAAAGGTAGACTCCTTTGCATCCGCAGGCGGTCGAGTATTAGGCTTTGCCTATCGCCCGATAATGGAGAAAGTGCTAGCAGAAGGCTCTAACAGCGCTCAGCAACTGACGGAAGCCGACGTAGAGAAAGATTTGATTTGGCTAGGCTCAGTCTCTATGATCGATGCTCTCCGCCCAGAAGTAAGAGAAGCTGTCAAACGCTGTCAGCAGGCAGGTATTCGTCCAATTATGATTACTGGCGATCATCCGCTTACAGCCAAAGCGCTCGCTGCGGACCTTGGACTGGTGAACGAACACAGGGCGAGCGCTTTGGCTGGGCAAGAAATAGAAAAGATGAGTACAACAGAATTGGAGTCTGTTGTTTCCTCGACTAGCGTTTATGCCAGAGTCTCGCCTGAACATAAACTGCGAATCGTGCAGGCGCTGCAGGCTCAAAAACAAGTGGTGGCAATGACAGGGGACGGTGTGAACGATGCACCGGCACTAAAGCAGGCCGACATCGGTATTGCCATGGGCATTACCGGTACCGACGTCAGTAAAGAAGCTAGCGATATGGTTCTGCTAGATGACAATTTTGCTTCAATTGTGGCTGCTACAGAAGAAGGAAGAGTTGTTTACGGTAATATTCGAAAGTTCGTCAAGTATATTTTGGGTTCCAACATTGGAGAAGTGATTACGATCGCGCTTTCTCCTTTGTTGCTACCGATTGTTGCTGTTCCACTGACGCCGCTACAGATCTTGTGGATGAACTTAGTGACCGATGGTTTTCCGGCTTTAGCTCTAGCACTAGAGCCATCGGAGCCAAACATTATGGACAGGCCGCCGCACGATCCAGAAGAGAGCATTTTTGCTAGAGGGCTCGGCGCGTATATGGTGCGAGTAGGGATAATATTTGCGATTTTGGCAATATCACTAATGCTATGGGCGTATGGCTATACTCACAGCGAGACAGGACTAGCGATCGGCAGCCCAGAGCGATGGAAGACAATGGTATTTACTATGCTGTGTTTGTCTCAAATGGGCCACGCGATCGCCGTTCGTTCTAGCAAGCGATTGGCACTAGAGATGTCTCAGTTCTCTAATCCCTACGTGCTGCTAGCGGTTGTCGTCACTACTCTCTTGCAGCTACTGCTGATTTACGCTGCCCCCTTACGTAACTTTTTTGGTACGCACTATCTATCAATAACGGAGTTGCTAGTTTGTGTTGGCTTTAGCTCGCTGTTGTTCGTCTGGCTAGAGCTAGAGAAACTATTTATCCGCAGTCGAACCAAGCACGCAACTCACCCAGACCTTTCACTACGGCCTTAA
- a CDS encoding serine/threonine-protein kinase — MSSLIGKRLQGGKYKLESVLGRGGFGLTFRARQVYLEQVVVIKTLNESFWTAPNLDDLQRQFQDEARRLALCQHPNVVRVTDFFVEDFLPYMVMDYIPGRSLYDIVFDPSNGPQPLSETIALRYIQQIGNALQAIHTKGLLHRDVKPQNIMVHDLTGEAILIDFGIARELTPNPSQTHTSIVSEGYAPIEQYLPKAQRSAATDVYGLAATLYLLLTAEVPVAAVLRDRTPIIPIQQLRPEISQVVVDAITQGMQIELKDRPQSVARWLSLLSTPQKTKQQTGFLNRPQSSASKRKPSVPLPPASPSQFPTKVVAPAYQSDYPVLPVNTSAKTVAVPAPGTHQTRVGPVNQPVNRPISRSDDSSAQKRGSGCGLLTISLLLIGLAAAGGFWTVQQILGRETDPSILDSTEIEIPEPILEEPIEVVPEEDELEDAQEQVDEESETLSETLEEPTEVVPLPPEPEQPTEASEQTPPLLLGDSGNPDNLQPGTSNEIVPIPGLPPGSSQSRVEGRLGSPTQSSTVNGFPTSVYSLMPNRVRLAYVFDPNSKKVRQSEVTFSPAVDRYQIRATLLSTLEGKSTVEIETGLNAVIDRERDHYDFTTQELSGTITRNRHGYVHIYVRG, encoded by the coding sequence ATGAGTAGTTTAATTGGAAAACGCTTGCAGGGGGGTAAATACAAACTTGAGTCGGTGCTAGGCCGTGGAGGGTTTGGACTCACGTTTAGAGCCCGTCAGGTATATCTAGAACAAGTAGTCGTCATCAAGACGCTCAATGAGTCTTTTTGGACAGCGCCGAACCTGGATGATTTACAGCGGCAGTTTCAAGATGAGGCTAGGCGACTAGCGCTGTGCCAGCACCCTAACGTGGTACGGGTGACTGACTTTTTTGTAGAAGATTTTTTGCCCTATATGGTGATGGACTATATCCCGGGGCGATCGCTCTACGATATTGTTTTTGATCCTTCGAATGGACCGCAGCCGCTGAGCGAGACCATTGCGCTTAGATACATCCAGCAGATTGGCAACGCCTTACAGGCTATTCATACCAAGGGACTGCTGCATCGAGATGTCAAACCGCAAAACATCATGGTTCACGACCTCACCGGAGAAGCTATTCTAATTGACTTTGGCATTGCTCGTGAGCTGACTCCCAACCCGTCGCAAACGCACACCAGCATTGTCTCAGAAGGCTATGCTCCCATTGAACAGTACTTGCCCAAAGCGCAGCGCTCGGCAGCGACAGATGTGTATGGACTTGCAGCAACCTTGTATCTGCTACTGACAGCAGAGGTGCCAGTAGCAGCCGTGTTACGCGATCGCACGCCAATAATTCCCATTCAGCAGCTACGCCCAGAAATTAGCCAGGTGGTAGTAGATGCGATCACGCAGGGCATGCAGATTGAGCTAAAAGATCGGCCTCAATCTGTTGCTAGATGGCTATCGCTACTGTCCACGCCCCAGAAAACAAAACAGCAGACTGGATTTCTCAACCGCCCACAATCGTCGGCTTCTAAGCGCAAGCCATCCGTCCCGCTACCGCCCGCTTCTCCCTCACAGTTTCCCACTAAAGTCGTCGCGCCAGCCTACCAGTCAGACTACCCAGTGCTACCAGTCAACACTTCTGCAAAGACGGTCGCAGTTCCAGCGCCTGGAACCCACCAAACAAGAGTAGGACCTGTTAATCAGCCAGTCAATCGACCGATTAGTCGCTCAGATGACAGTAGCGCTCAAAAGCGAGGAAGTGGCTGTGGTTTGTTGACAATCTCCTTGCTGCTAATTGGGCTAGCTGCAGCCGGTGGTTTTTGGACAGTGCAACAGATTCTGGGTAGAGAGACAGATCCTTCAATACTTGATTCAACAGAGATTGAAATTCCAGAACCGATTCTAGAAGAACCGATCGAAGTCGTCCCAGAAGAAGATGAGTTGGAAGATGCTCAAGAGCAGGTAGATGAAGAGTCGGAAACCCTAAGCGAGACCTTAGAAGAACCTACCGAGGTAGTTCCACTGCCGCCTGAACCAGAACAACCGACTGAGGCCAGTGAGCAAACGCCCCCTTTACTGCTAGGCGATAGCGGTAATCCAGATAATCTTCAGCCGGGAACCTCTAATGAGATTGTGCCGATTCCTGGTCTGCCACCCGGTAGCTCTCAAAGTAGAGTAGAAGGGCGATTAGGTAGCCCAACTCAGTCTTCGACTGTGAATGGCTTTCCCACAAGCGTTTATAGCTTGATGCCAAATCGGGTCAGGCTAGCGTATGTGTTTGATCCTAACTCGAAGAAAGTGCGGCAGTCAGAAGTCACCTTTTCACCTGCTGTTGATCGCTATCAAATCCGGGCAACCTTACTCTCGACACTAGAAGGAAAATCTACGGTGGAGATTGAAACAGGACTCAATGCGGTGATTGATCGAGAGCGCGATCACTATGACTTTACTACGCAGGAACTATCAGGCACGATTACACGCAATCGCCATGGCTATGTCCACATCTATGTTAGAGGCTAA